The following are from one region of the Leucobacter sp. Psy1 genome:
- a CDS encoding sigma-70 family RNA polymerase sigma factor — translation MLVHMVIDGVEVPEDGDGYDPLTLLLLESARGDQRAFAEFYDLLAPRVFGLILRVLVDRSQSEEVLQEVFFEIWQTSGTFNADRGGARTWVMTMAHRRAVDRVRSAQASTGRDERIGVRDAHSQPDSVDELAQIRIDGGRATRALSELPEAQREPLILAYFGGYSQREIAVLVDAPLGTVKTRMRDGLTKLRRVMEVER, via the coding sequence ATGCTAGTACATATGGTGATTGATGGCGTCGAGGTCCCCGAAGACGGGGACGGGTACGACCCGCTGACGCTCCTGCTGCTCGAGTCCGCTCGCGGCGACCAGCGCGCGTTCGCGGAGTTCTACGATTTGCTGGCGCCTCGGGTCTTCGGTCTCATCCTTCGCGTGCTCGTTGACCGGTCGCAGAGCGAGGAGGTGCTGCAGGAGGTCTTCTTCGAGATCTGGCAGACCTCGGGCACGTTCAACGCGGACCGTGGCGGTGCGCGGACGTGGGTGATGACTATGGCGCATCGTCGCGCGGTCGATCGGGTGCGATCGGCGCAAGCAAGTACCGGCCGCGACGAGCGGATCGGTGTACGTGACGCACACAGCCAGCCGGACTCGGTCGACGAGCTCGCTCAGATCCGGATCGACGGTGGGCGCGCGACGCGGGCTCTTTCGGAACTGCCCGAAGCCCAGCGCGAACCACTCATCCTCGCCTATTTCGGAGGATATAGTCAGCGCGAAATCGCGGTACTGGTCGATGCCCCGCTCGGCACGGTGAAGACTCGCATGCGAGATGGGTTAACGAAACTGCGACGAGTGATGGAGGTGGAACGATGA
- a CDS encoding fasciclin domain-containing protein: MFAQKKKLGAAFAVTFAGALVLAGCSTGSDSASDDSMSEDTAPQETQTEEMDPAANLVGPGCEMYAEQVPDGDGSIQGMAQDPVAVAASNNPMLTTLVSAVSGELNPDVNLVDTLNGDEFTVFAPVDDAFAKIDEGTIDTLKTDSDLLTKILTYHVVPGQIAPADIAGEHETVEGQMVEVTGEGDELMVNDANVVCGGVQTANATVYLVDSVLMPPEE; encoded by the coding sequence ATGTTCGCACAGAAGAAGAAGCTCGGTGCCGCATTCGCAGTGACCTTCGCGGGGGCCCTCGTCCTCGCCGGCTGCTCGACCGGGAGCGATTCCGCGTCCGATGACAGCATGTCGGAAGACACCGCGCCCCAGGAGACGCAGACGGAGGAGATGGATCCGGCGGCGAACCTCGTGGGCCCCGGTTGCGAGATGTACGCGGAGCAGGTTCCGGACGGCGACGGCTCGATCCAGGGCATGGCGCAGGATCCGGTTGCGGTCGCCGCATCGAACAACCCGATGCTCACCACGCTCGTATCCGCCGTCAGCGGTGAGCTGAACCCCGACGTGAACCTCGTCGACACCCTCAACGGTGACGAGTTCACGGTCTTCGCGCCGGTCGACGACGCGTTCGCGAAGATCGACGAAGGCACGATCGACACCCTGAAGACCGACAGCGACCTGCTGACGAAGATCCTCACGTACCACGTGGTGCCCGGGCAGATCGCGCCGGCCGACATCGCCGGTGAGCACGAGACCGTCGAGGGTCAGATGGTCGAGGTTACCGGTGAGGGCGACGAGCTCATGGTGAACGACGCCAACGTGGTCTGCGGTGGCGTGCAGACGGCGAACGCGACCGTCTACCTGGTCGACAGCGTCCTGATGCCGCCGGAGGAGTAA
- a CDS encoding alcohol dehydrogenase catalytic domain-containing protein: MRALTWQGKRKVSVETVPDPVLEQPDDAIVQITSTAICGSDLHLYEVLGPFMDAGDIIGHEPMGVVVEAGPQAGVRVGDRVVVPFNISCGHCWMCSRGLQSQCETTQVREYGSGAALLGYSRLYGSVPGGQAEFLRVPHAGYGLIPVGGDLPDHRYLFLSDILPTAWQAVQYAGTRADESLAVVGLGPVGQLCARIGVHLGARVFGIDPVPERRAMAARHGVEVFDEGDATAEAIRDLTDGRGPDSVVDAVGMEAHGSPVGKLAHQVTALMPDAVGRKLMETAGTDRLAALHSAIDLVRRGGTLSLSGVYGGQASPMPLLSLFDKQVQMRMGQCNVKSWISDLLPLVEDSADPLGIDDLVTHRLPLEDAPLGYELFQGKTDGCIKVVLDPSLASADGDPTGA; the protein is encoded by the coding sequence GTGCGAGCACTCACCTGGCAAGGCAAGCGCAAGGTCAGCGTCGAAACCGTCCCGGATCCGGTACTGGAACAGCCGGACGACGCCATCGTGCAGATCACATCTACCGCCATCTGCGGATCCGATCTCCACCTGTACGAGGTGCTCGGTCCGTTCATGGACGCGGGAGACATCATCGGACACGAACCCATGGGAGTGGTGGTCGAGGCCGGCCCGCAGGCTGGCGTACGCGTCGGCGATCGCGTCGTCGTCCCGTTCAACATCTCGTGCGGGCACTGCTGGATGTGTTCCCGCGGTTTGCAGTCGCAGTGCGAGACCACGCAGGTGCGGGAGTACGGCTCGGGCGCCGCGCTCCTCGGGTATTCCAGGCTCTACGGTTCGGTGCCCGGCGGTCAGGCCGAGTTCCTCCGCGTGCCTCACGCCGGATACGGACTGATCCCCGTCGGCGGCGACCTCCCCGACCACAGGTACCTCTTCCTCAGCGACATCCTGCCGACGGCGTGGCAGGCGGTCCAGTACGCGGGAACGCGCGCGGATGAGTCGCTCGCGGTGGTCGGACTCGGACCGGTCGGGCAGCTGTGCGCGCGGATCGGCGTGCACCTGGGTGCCAGGGTCTTCGGGATCGATCCCGTTCCGGAGCGACGCGCTATGGCGGCCAGGCACGGGGTCGAGGTCTTCGACGAAGGTGATGCCACGGCGGAGGCGATCAGGGACCTGACCGATGGACGAGGACCCGACTCCGTGGTGGACGCCGTCGGCATGGAGGCTCACGGGTCGCCCGTCGGCAAACTCGCCCACCAGGTCACGGCGCTCATGCCCGATGCGGTGGGACGGAAGCTCATGGAGACCGCTGGAACCGACCGCCTCGCCGCGCTCCATTCGGCCATCGACCTGGTGCGACGAGGTGGCACCCTTTCCCTCAGTGGGGTATACGGCGGGCAGGCCAGCCCGATGCCGCTCCTCAGTCTGTTCGACAAGCAGGTCCAGATGCGCATGGGCCAGTGCAATGTGAAGTCATGGATCTCTGATCTCCTCCCGCTCGTCGAGGATTCCGCCGATCCGCTCGGCATCGACGATCTCGTCACCCATCGGCTGCCCCTCGAGGATGCACCCCTGGGATACGAGCTGTTCCAGGGGAAGACCGATGGCTGCATCAAGGTCGTCCTTGACCCGAGTCTCGCCTCCGCGGACGGTGATCCCACCGGCGCGTGA
- the aceE gene encoding pyruvate dehydrogenase (acetyl-transferring), homodimeric type → MAVNTQDPYAPDHDDQDPQETAEWRESLDAVVEERGPGRGRDIMTSLLARSRELHLSVPQVPTTDYVNTIASSNEPEFPGNEELERKYRSWIRWNAAMTVHRAQRPDIAVGGHISSYASAASLYEIGFNHFFRGQDHPGGGDQIFFQGHASPGMYARAFLEGRLSEDDLDGFRQEKSHQGGGLPSYPHPRLLPEFWQFPTVSMGIGPINAIYQAQANKYLTNRGIKDCSDQHVWAFLGDGEMDEVESRGQLQVAANEGLDNLTFVINCNLQRLDGPVRGNGKIIQELESYFRGAGWNVIKVVWGREWDDLLERDQDGALLNLMNTTPDGDFQTYKAESGAFVREHFFGRDERAAKLVEDYSDEEIWGLRRGGHDYRKVYSAFKAATEHKGRPTVILAKTIKGYGLGPHFEGRNATHQMKKMTLEDLKQFRDQMHIPISDEQLEENPYLPPYYHPGEDDEAIKYIHERRRELGGYLPERRTKHTDLAVPADKSYAIAKKGSGQQEAATTMVFVRLLKDLMRDQSFGPRFVPIIPDEARTFGMDSYFPTSKIYNPHGQNYTSVDRDLLLAYKESPQGVLLHVGINEAGATAAFTAIGTSYSTQGEPLIPVYIFYSMFGFQRTADAIWAAGDQMARGFLIGATAGRTTLTGEGLQHADGHSLALASTNPAVLAYDPAYGYEIGHIMRSGIERMYGGEHEDPNVMYYVTVYNEPILHPAEPEDVDVEGIVRGIHLVSPAGEGSHRAQILASGVAVPWAREAQQLLADDWDVAADVWSVTSWGELRRDGVEAERHNFLHPEEPARTPYLAERLEGAEGPIVAVSDWATQVPDLIRPYVPGDYTVLGADGFGFSDTRAAARRYFSIDRESVVVRVLQRLAAQGEIDADVPRKAAEKYRLLDVNAGSTGGAGGDA, encoded by the coding sequence GTGGCTGTGAACACGCAGGATCCCTACGCACCGGATCACGACGACCAGGACCCCCAGGAGACCGCCGAGTGGCGTGAGTCGCTCGACGCCGTCGTCGAGGAGCGCGGGCCGGGTCGCGGCCGCGACATCATGACGAGCCTGCTCGCCCGCTCGCGCGAGCTGCACCTCAGCGTGCCGCAGGTTCCGACCACTGACTACGTCAATACGATCGCATCGTCGAACGAGCCGGAGTTCCCCGGCAACGAAGAACTCGAGCGCAAGTACCGCAGCTGGATCCGCTGGAACGCCGCGATGACGGTGCACCGCGCGCAGCGCCCCGACATCGCCGTGGGCGGGCACATCTCGAGCTACGCCTCCGCAGCCTCGCTGTACGAGATCGGCTTCAACCACTTCTTCCGGGGTCAGGATCACCCCGGCGGAGGCGACCAGATCTTCTTCCAGGGCCACGCCTCGCCCGGCATGTACGCGCGAGCGTTCCTCGAGGGCCGCCTCTCCGAGGACGATCTCGACGGCTTCCGGCAGGAGAAGTCGCACCAGGGCGGCGGACTCCCGAGCTACCCGCACCCGCGTCTGCTGCCCGAGTTCTGGCAGTTCCCGACGGTCTCGATGGGCATCGGCCCGATCAACGCGATTTACCAGGCCCAGGCGAACAAGTACCTCACGAATCGCGGGATCAAGGACTGCTCGGACCAGCACGTGTGGGCGTTCCTCGGCGACGGCGAGATGGACGAGGTCGAGAGCCGCGGGCAGCTCCAGGTCGCCGCGAACGAGGGCCTCGACAACCTCACCTTCGTGATCAACTGCAACCTGCAGCGCCTCGACGGCCCCGTGCGCGGCAACGGCAAGATCATCCAGGAACTGGAGAGCTACTTCCGCGGCGCAGGCTGGAACGTCATCAAGGTCGTGTGGGGTCGCGAGTGGGATGACCTCCTCGAGCGCGATCAGGACGGCGCACTCCTCAACCTCATGAACACCACTCCTGACGGCGACTTCCAGACCTACAAGGCGGAATCCGGAGCGTTCGTGCGGGAGCACTTCTTCGGTCGCGACGAGCGGGCGGCAAAGCTGGTCGAGGACTACAGCGACGAGGAGATCTGGGGCCTCCGTCGTGGTGGCCACGATTACCGCAAGGTCTACTCGGCGTTCAAGGCTGCTACCGAGCACAAGGGCCGCCCCACCGTCATTCTCGCGAAGACGATCAAGGGATACGGTCTCGGCCCGCACTTCGAGGGACGCAACGCGACCCACCAGATGAAGAAGATGACGCTCGAGGATCTCAAGCAGTTCCGCGATCAGATGCACATCCCGATCAGCGATGAGCAGCTCGAGGAGAACCCCTACCTTCCGCCCTACTACCACCCGGGCGAGGACGACGAGGCGATCAAGTACATCCACGAACGCCGTCGCGAGCTCGGCGGCTACCTGCCCGAGCGCCGCACGAAGCACACCGACCTCGCGGTCCCCGCGGACAAGAGCTACGCCATCGCGAAGAAGGGCTCCGGCCAGCAGGAAGCGGCGACCACCATGGTCTTCGTCCGCCTGCTGAAAGACCTCATGCGCGATCAGAGCTTCGGCCCGCGGTTCGTGCCGATCATCCCGGACGAGGCCCGCACGTTCGGCATGGACTCGTACTTCCCGACGTCGAAGATCTACAACCCGCACGGCCAGAACTACACCTCGGTCGACCGTGACCTGCTGCTCGCTTACAAGGAGAGCCCGCAGGGCGTCCTCCTGCACGTGGGCATCAACGAGGCAGGCGCGACCGCCGCGTTCACCGCGATCGGCACCTCCTACTCCACGCAGGGCGAGCCGCTGATCCCGGTCTACATCTTCTACTCGATGTTCGGCTTCCAGCGCACCGCCGACGCGATCTGGGCGGCCGGCGACCAGATGGCGCGCGGCTTCCTGATCGGTGCGACCGCCGGCCGCACCACGCTGACCGGCGAGGGGCTGCAGCACGCCGATGGCCACTCGCTCGCTCTTGCCTCGACGAACCCTGCGGTGCTCGCGTACGACCCGGCCTACGGCTACGAGATCGGCCACATCATGCGCTCCGGCATCGAGCGGATGTACGGCGGTGAGCACGAGGATCCGAACGTGATGTACTACGTCACGGTCTACAACGAACCGATTCTGCACCCCGCGGAGCCTGAGGATGTCGACGTCGAGGGCATCGTTCGCGGCATCCACCTCGTCAGCCCCGCCGGCGAAGGCTCGCACCGTGCGCAGATCCTCGCATCCGGCGTCGCCGTACCGTGGGCGCGCGAGGCGCAGCAGCTCCTCGCCGACGACTGGGACGTTGCAGCGGACGTGTGGAGCGTGACCAGCTGGGGCGAGCTTCGCCGCGACGGAGTCGAGGCCGAGCGTCACAACTTCCTCCACCCCGAGGAGCCGGCCCGCACGCCGTACCTGGCAGAGCGTCTCGAGGGCGCCGAGGGTCCGATCGTCGCGGTGAGCGACTGGGCGACCCAGGTTCCCGACCTGATCCGCCCCTACGTTCCCGGAGACTACACCGTGCTCGGAGCCGACGGCTTCGGATTCTCCGACACTCGCGCTGCGGCGCGGCGCTACTTCTCGATCGACCGCGAGTCCGTGGTGGTCCGAGTGCTCCAGCGTCTCGCAGCGCAGGGCGAGATCGACGCCGATGTGCCCCGGAAGGCCGCTGAGAAGTACCGTCTGCTCGACGTGAATGCCGGTTCGACCGGTGGCGCGGGCGGGGACGCGTAA
- a CDS encoding peroxiredoxin, which translates to MVIAPGTQAPDFTLSDQNGTELTLSELVADGPVALVFFPFAFSGICQGELCELRDNIAIFDDAKVRLVGISIDSVFTLKAWADQEGFEFSILSDFWPHGAVAQEYGVFIEEAGIATRATVLIGRDGVVAASFATAPGEARDLGAYREALQQLS; encoded by the coding sequence ATGGTCATCGCACCCGGTACCCAGGCCCCAGACTTCACGCTGTCGGATCAGAACGGCACCGAGCTCACCCTGAGCGAACTCGTCGCCGACGGCCCCGTCGCGCTCGTCTTCTTCCCCTTCGCGTTCTCTGGCATCTGCCAGGGCGAGCTCTGCGAGCTGCGCGACAACATCGCGATCTTCGACGACGCGAAGGTGCGTCTCGTCGGCATCTCGATCGACTCGGTCTTCACGCTCAAGGCCTGGGCGGATCAGGAGGGCTTCGAGTTCTCGATCCTCTCGGACTTCTGGCCGCACGGCGCCGTCGCTCAGGAGTACGGTGTCTTCATCGAGGAGGCGGGCATCGCCACGCGCGCGACGGTGCTCATCGGCCGCGACGGGGTCGTCGCCGCATCGTTCGCGACCGCCCCGGGCGAGGCTCGTGATCTGGGCGCCTACCGCGAGGCGCTGCAGCAGCTCAGCTGA
- a CDS encoding NAD-dependent epimerase/dehydratase family protein, protein MRVVVVGATGNLGTAVLRALHDTAEVTSIVGIARRRPDTGSAPYRDAEWLSIDIAAASTASAAHRDLVEAFAGADAVIHLAWLIQPNRDRELLRRVNVAGTERVARAAAAATVPRLVVASSVGAYSADSGDAFRDETWPTKGIPSAHYSVDKAAQERVLDAVEAEFPEMSITRLRPALVFQSDAASEVQRLFLGAWAGVLRLATPPALPIPRDLRQIQAVHADDVGRAFAAAVTRDVSGAFNIAADDVLGHHELARILDHGRVLPLPTAAVRATMVAAHRLRILAADAGWLDMGLGAPLMDTGRARTELDWTPRITAVDALTELVNALRAGAGGDSAPLRPRTTHDRTRHASLYGVDGRSGRARLEASTIDADLLGIYLSDHLTGATAGAARAERMSADTIDTPLYGRLSETAQEIRLERALLKRVIADLGLRRRRHRQAAAWLGERLGRLKTNGAIVRRSPLTLVLEAELMRSAVLAKLGMWRVLEELAPELGWEPEVFTSLVSRAEAQAEAYSATHEYARRRAFLTDRDVFPG, encoded by the coding sequence ATGCGCGTGGTCGTGGTCGGAGCAACCGGGAATCTCGGAACGGCGGTGCTGCGGGCGCTCCATGACACAGCGGAGGTGACCTCGATCGTAGGGATCGCCAGAAGGCGGCCCGACACCGGCTCTGCACCATACCGCGACGCGGAGTGGCTCAGCATCGACATCGCAGCCGCGAGCACGGCGTCAGCTGCGCATCGGGACCTCGTGGAGGCATTCGCAGGTGCCGACGCGGTCATCCACCTCGCCTGGCTGATCCAACCCAACCGGGACCGGGAGCTCCTCCGGCGTGTGAACGTAGCGGGCACCGAGCGGGTCGCTCGTGCGGCGGCAGCGGCAACCGTTCCGAGACTCGTGGTCGCATCCTCGGTCGGGGCATACTCCGCCGACAGCGGAGACGCGTTCCGCGATGAGACGTGGCCGACCAAGGGCATCCCCTCCGCGCACTACAGCGTCGACAAGGCCGCACAAGAACGGGTCCTCGACGCCGTCGAGGCGGAGTTCCCTGAGATGAGCATCACCAGGCTCCGCCCGGCGCTCGTCTTCCAGTCGGATGCCGCCTCCGAGGTGCAGCGCCTTTTCCTCGGCGCATGGGCGGGCGTGCTGCGCCTCGCGACTCCGCCTGCGCTGCCGATACCGCGCGACCTCCGGCAGATCCAGGCAGTCCACGCCGACGACGTCGGCCGCGCCTTCGCCGCAGCGGTGACGCGGGATGTCAGCGGAGCCTTCAACATCGCCGCCGACGACGTGCTCGGCCATCACGAGCTCGCGCGGATCCTGGATCACGGGCGCGTACTCCCCCTCCCGACAGCTGCAGTGCGGGCCACCATGGTGGCCGCGCACCGGCTCCGGATCCTCGCCGCCGACGCCGGCTGGCTCGACATGGGCCTCGGCGCGCCACTCATGGACACCGGCCGTGCACGCACCGAACTGGACTGGACCCCTCGGATCACCGCTGTCGATGCGCTCACCGAACTCGTCAACGCACTCCGCGCGGGGGCAGGCGGCGACTCGGCACCGTTGCGTCCGCGCACGACCCACGACCGGACCCGCCACGCGTCCCTCTACGGCGTTGACGGGCGCAGCGGCCGGGCTCGGCTCGAAGCCTCGACCATCGATGCGGACCTCCTCGGCATATACCTCTCCGATCACCTGACGGGTGCCACGGCGGGCGCTGCGCGGGCAGAGCGCATGAGCGCCGACACCATCGACACTCCGCTCTACGGCCGCCTCTCGGAGACGGCGCAAGAGATCCGACTCGAACGGGCATTGCTCAAGCGGGTGATCGCCGATCTCGGCCTGCGGAGACGGAGGCACCGCCAAGCCGCTGCCTGGCTGGGAGAACGCCTCGGGAGGCTCAAGACGAACGGAGCCATCGTGCGGCGCTCGCCGCTGACGCTCGTGCTCGAGGCCGAGCTCATGCGCAGCGCGGTACTCGCGAAGCTCGGCATGTGGCGAGTCTTGGAGGAGCTCGCGCCCGAACTCGGCTGGGAACCAGAGGTCTTCACCAGCCTGGTTTCGCGCGCGGAAGCGCAGGCTGAGGCGTACAGCGCGACGCACGAGTACGCGAGACGACGGGCGTTCCTGACCGACCGCGACGTCTTCCCCGGGTGA
- a CDS encoding Rv2578c family radical SAM protein: MRWDGQRVSGDAGSADASVLPGMERGVLAAMPGHLRSVRTPEFAGVVFHEVLAKSALNRVPASSSMPFSWTVNPYRGCSHACVYCFARGSHRYLDMDAGRDFDSQIVVKTNVAEVLGRELSRPSWAGELVALGTNTDPYQRAEGRYRLMPGIIGALATARTPLSILTKGTLLRRDLPLLADASERTSVSLAMSIAIGDDDLQQSVEPGTPTTRARLETVAAATAAGLECDVFAMPILPGLTDEPEQLDRLLRDISEAGARSVVYGALHLRTHVKPWFFEWLEQYDRSLVPRYRALYPGAASQAPREYRGDLAGRIRPLLRKYGLERRPGAGGRTGRRASAPTERPDMVPGAPTLF, from the coding sequence ATGAGGTGGGACGGACAGCGAGTGTCGGGCGATGCTGGGAGTGCGGATGCGAGTGTGTTGCCCGGAATGGAACGCGGGGTGCTCGCGGCGATGCCGGGGCATCTGCGATCCGTGCGTACCCCGGAGTTCGCCGGCGTGGTCTTCCACGAGGTGCTCGCGAAGAGCGCCCTGAACCGCGTGCCGGCGTCATCCTCGATGCCGTTCAGCTGGACGGTGAACCCGTACCGCGGGTGCTCGCACGCCTGCGTGTACTGCTTCGCCCGCGGCTCGCACCGGTATCTCGACATGGATGCGGGACGCGACTTCGACTCCCAGATCGTGGTCAAGACCAACGTCGCTGAGGTACTGGGGCGCGAGTTGTCGCGTCCCAGTTGGGCCGGCGAGCTCGTTGCCCTCGGCACGAATACCGACCCGTATCAGCGGGCCGAGGGACGGTACCGGCTGATGCCGGGGATCATCGGTGCACTCGCGACGGCGCGTACGCCGCTCTCGATTCTCACGAAGGGCACCCTGCTCCGCCGAGACCTCCCGCTGCTCGCGGACGCGAGCGAGCGCACTTCGGTCTCCCTCGCGATGTCGATCGCCATCGGCGACGACGATCTACAGCAATCGGTCGAGCCCGGTACACCGACGACGCGGGCGCGACTGGAGACCGTGGCCGCCGCGACGGCGGCGGGGCTCGAGTGCGATGTCTTCGCCATGCCGATCCTGCCGGGCCTCACCGATGAGCCGGAGCAGCTCGATCGGTTGCTGCGCGACATCAGCGAGGCCGGAGCGCGCTCCGTTGTCTACGGAGCGCTCCACCTGAGGACCCACGTGAAACCCTGGTTCTTCGAGTGGCTGGAGCAGTATGATCGCTCGCTCGTGCCCCGGTACCGAGCGCTCTATCCCGGAGCTGCGAGTCAGGCCCCGCGCGAGTACCGGGGCGATCTCGCCGGACGAATCCGGCCGCTGCTCAGGAAGTACGGGCTCGAGCGGCGTCCCGGTGCGGGCGGCCGAACGGGGCGCCGCGCCTCCGCCCCGACGGAACGACCGGACATGGTCCCTGGCGCGCCCACCCTGTTCTAG
- a CDS encoding TetR/AcrR family transcriptional regulator encodes MSKPMGRPRTAGVKAALIAAAEEILLESGFHALSINAVVVRAQTTRPSFYRRYEGGIAELLLDMLEMRYGSNLHVPDSGSLDADLLAIQREQVRMFSDPLLQRCLPGFLDALRTDDELCHRFVEEFFQLRRTAMKDVIGRAVMRGEIPIPRDLEWICDLLTAPLSVRATYPSLDPISDETAVATTRVALAELQWSGASNFGAP; translated from the coding sequence ATGTCGAAACCCATGGGCCGCCCTCGGACAGCCGGCGTGAAGGCCGCCCTGATCGCGGCAGCCGAGGAGATCCTGCTCGAGTCGGGCTTCCACGCCCTCTCCATCAACGCGGTCGTTGTCCGGGCGCAGACGACCCGGCCATCTTTCTACCGCAGGTACGAGGGCGGGATCGCCGAGCTGCTGCTCGACATGCTCGAAATGCGCTACGGGTCGAACCTGCACGTTCCCGATTCCGGCTCCCTCGATGCGGACCTGCTTGCGATCCAGCGCGAACAGGTCCGCATGTTCAGCGATCCGCTGCTGCAGCGCTGCCTCCCGGGCTTCCTCGATGCGCTGCGCACCGACGACGAGCTGTGCCATCGCTTCGTTGAGGAGTTCTTCCAGCTCAGGCGCACCGCGATGAAGGACGTCATCGGACGTGCAGTCATGCGGGGAGAAATCCCGATTCCCCGCGACCTGGAGTGGATCTGCGACCTGCTCACAGCACCGCTCTCCGTGCGGGCCACGTACCCGTCGCTCGACCCCATCAGCGACGAGACCGCGGTCGCCACCACGCGGGTCGCGCTGGCTGAACTCCAATGGAGCGGTGCGTCGAACTTCGGTGCGCCCTGA
- a CDS encoding anti-sigma factor domain-containing protein codes for MNQQEFRELSAAYAIDALETDDELRFVEALAAHPEWRWAVDEDRRTAAELAESVAPVTPPQYVKQALFEAISAPTGTQSAGHPSTTQGADQAPDQHAEESDGDEDEEAESDERPSTRRRRAGAFALAASLLVIVGIGVGPWIADTISPPSAEQQALERVEGASDAESASAELTGGGTATAHWSAELGSAVLEVTGLPELSEAETYELWYVRGETPVSAGTFTPDDDQAVAVLDGSMSAGDLIAVTVEPAGGSPTGAPTTDPLFAIATA; via the coding sequence ATGAATCAGCAGGAGTTCAGGGAGCTCTCGGCGGCGTACGCCATCGACGCGCTCGAGACCGATGATGAGCTGCGGTTCGTCGAAGCCCTCGCGGCGCACCCCGAGTGGCGGTGGGCCGTCGATGAGGATCGGCGGACGGCAGCAGAGCTTGCCGAGTCCGTCGCTCCGGTCACCCCGCCGCAGTACGTGAAGCAGGCGCTGTTCGAGGCGATCAGTGCGCCGACCGGTACTCAGTCGGCCGGTCATCCGTCGACGACGCAGGGCGCCGATCAGGCACCCGACCAGCACGCCGAAGAATCCGACGGTGACGAAGATGAGGAGGCGGAGTCCGACGAACGCCCCTCCACCCGTCGCCGTCGTGCAGGAGCGTTCGCGCTGGCGGCGTCGCTGCTCGTCATCGTCGGCATCGGCGTCGGACCGTGGATCGCGGACACGATTTCGCCTCCCTCAGCCGAGCAGCAGGCACTCGAGCGGGTCGAAGGCGCTTCGGACGCCGAGTCCGCGTCCGCCGAGCTCACCGGTGGCGGAACGGCGACAGCTCACTGGTCGGCCGAGCTCGGCAGTGCCGTTCTCGAGGTCACCGGGCTGCCGGAACTCTCAGAGGCGGAGACCTACGAGCTCTGGTACGTGCGCGGTGAGACTCCCGTGTCCGCCGGCACCTTCACGCCCGACGATGATCAGGCGGTTGCAGTGCTCGACGGGAGTATGTCAGCGGGCGATCTCATCGCGGTCACCGTCGAGCCCGCGGGCGGCTCTCCAACGGGCGCCCCCACGACCGACCCGTTGTTCGCCATCGCGACCGCCTGA